One window from the genome of Garra rufa chromosome 1, GarRuf1.0, whole genome shotgun sequence encodes:
- the LOC141326144 gene encoding uncharacterized protein — MDKAAIKALGPRQNVGELEAKVLPRAAASKIVLVKEEECELKEIWVADTTGEIKLTLWDSLIPQVHVSKSYSFSILAKRHIQGDIILTATTPSTQVMEITALDVPDGDSEDPENGASSTTLHGLVSGFKSEPDIAARGATVFKTTFLLTPITHRCSVCNLLQRSSVYRSTYGGTIVFTADQQDHSLTVTDCCLIAFLAIYVYSRLYTERGGNH; from the exons ATGGATAAAGCTGCCATCAAAGCACTAGGGCCGAGACAAAAT GTAGGCGAGCTGGAAGCTAAGGTCCTGCCCCGTGCTGCCGCGAGTAAGATCGTCTTGGTTAAAGAGGAGGAATGTGAGCTGAAGGAAATATGGGTCGCTGACACCACAGGGGAAATCAAGCTTACCTTGTGGGACAGCCTGATTCCCCAGGTCCACGTTTCCAAGTCCTACTCATTCTCCATCCTGGCAAAGAGACACATCCAAGGAGACATTATTTTAACAGCAACAACTCCATCTACCCAAGTCATGGAGATAACCGCACTGGACGTTCCTGATGGCGATAGTGAAGATCCCGAAAACGGCGCTTCTTCCACCACTTTGCATGGTTTGGTCTCCGGGTTCAAATCAGAACCCGATATCGCTGCCCGAGGTGCCACGGTATTCAAAACGACATTTCTGCTAACTCCCATTACACACAGATGTAGTGTGTGTAACCTGCTGCAGCGGTCATCGGTCTACAGGTCAACCTATGGAGGAACCATCGTTTTCACAGCAGACCAGCAAGATCACTCGCTGACTGTGACCGATTGCTGTCTAATCGCTTTCTTGGCGATATACGTCTATAGTCGTCTATACACCGAACGAGGTGGAAACCATTGA